The window AAAGTCTTTGAGCTCATTGCCTTCCAGCCTGCCGCGGCCCAGGGCAGACGAGGCTGTATTGCCCTCTCCTGGTTCGGCATAGGACAGGTACACATAGCTGTTCTGCGCAAAATTGGGATCAAGGGCCACATCTAAAAGACCGCCCTGCCCTTTTGCAAATACTTTTGGAACGCCCTTCAGGGGCTTGGATAGTTTATGGCTGGCATCCAGTATTCTTAAATTTCCACTACGTTCGGTTACCAGCAGCCTGTTGTCGGGCAGAAAGGCCATGCCCCAGGGGTGTTTCAGGTTGCCGGCAATTTCTTCAATTTCAATGGAGCCGGCCCTGGTTTCTACTGTGGGTTTTTGGGAATAAGCCGGCAGGGCAATCAATAAGAGCAGCAGTAGGCTCATCATGAGGTGTATCACCTGTGATGATAGTTTTTTTGCAGTTGTTTCCATAGTTCATGATTAACAGTTTACAAGCAAACCTACCTGTTGGCAGGCTTTACTTTGTATGTTAACCCTGCACAAAGGCTGATGTTCGGAATAGCATAGACTGGCTGGTCTGCCATTAATCAAAACCAGTGGTTTCTTAGCTGCTCAGGCCCTTTATAAATAATAAGGATCTTCAAAAATAATCTTCATGATGGCCATGGCATAGGTGTATGATACTGCTCATGGCTACACCAGCCAGGGCAAAAAAAAAGCAGGAGACAATGTGATGATTGTCTCCTGCTCCATTTTAAGATTTCGGCTGGGCCTTATCTTGCAAGCATGATGCGAACAAACTTAGCCTCTTTATCCGTAACCAGGCGGCCATAGTAAACGCCATCCGGCAGGTTGCCTCTGTTCAACTCAACAGCATGTACTTCTCCGGCTTTGCTGGTTCCTTTGGCCAGTACGCTGATCAGTATACCATCTCTGTTGCGCAGCTCAAGCTGGTAATTGCCACCTTCTTCCATGGTGAATTCAATGGTACCGGTGCTGCTGAATGGATTTGGAACTGCCACCAGGCTAATGCCTTCAGCTGCAGTGCTCTCTTCGAATGCAACAGCTGCAGTTGTGCCACAGCTGCCAAGTACATCGCCATGAGAAAGGTGGTCTGCTATTGCTTTAGGATTTAAGCACAGGTCCACCAGACCTTTGTGACAAATCATTACCATGTTGTTTTTATTGCCACAGCGAACATCAATTACATTGATGGTAACAGAAGCAGTACGGGTACATGCTGCATCGTTAACGGCTGTTACAGTGAAGGTATAAGTGCCTTCAGTGGTTGGTGTAAACACCGGGTTTTTAACAGTGGTGCTGCTTAATCCCTGTGCCGGAGACCAGCTGTAGACAAATGTAGGATCGCCGATAGCAGTTAACCTTACGCTCTGCGGGCCATATCCTAAGTAGATTGTTTTGGCATCACCGCCTGTAAATACTGTAGAAGCAGGCGTTACAGTGATTTCAGGAGCATCGCAGGCAAAAACCGGAGGCAGGTCAAATGCCTGATCCTGGTCGAATCTGCTTGTGTTTAAGCCCTGGCTCGCACTGTAGCCCAGGCCTCTTTTTGCAAACGCTCTCCAGATCAGCTCCTGGTTGGCGCCACCGTAGTTCAGCTGGTCTGCCAGCAAGATAGCGTCACGGCCGTTCACAAAGCCTGGTCTGCACTGCTGCATTTTAAGTCCGTCAATCACCAGCTGCATGGCCATGTTATTGCCGCCTTTTCCATTGTACAAGTCTGCATCAAAACCATACTGGCCGATGAGATCCCAGGTCATGTCCCAAAGCATGGTAGCCCATACAAAGCCAACACCATGAGGCTGTGAAATGGCCGGATCGTTTGTGGCAGCATAGGTAAAGCTGTTTACCGAAAAGTCGGTAGAGTAAGGAGCAGGTCTGATACCACTGCCGGTAGTTGGCTGGCCCTGCGCATAGGTGCCAATGCCTCTTACTTTTTCAGGTGTGTCACCAGGCTTCATGGTCATCATCAGGCCAAACCAGTCGCTCCAGCCTTCGCCCATCTGCTCGGCATTGCCAAGACAGTTTGCTACGGCAGGGCCACCAGTAAGGCGGTTAGAGATGCCATGGCCGTACTCGTGGGTGATGATTCCGTTGTCGAAGTCGCCATCAATTTCTGGCTTGCCATCATCTTTAAGGGCTACGGTTACTTCTACACCCGCATCAAGTTGTTCCCTGATCAGGGCACCGCCGCTTTGGCCTATCATTACAGCAGGGATGGTGATTTCAGTGGTTGGTGTACCGCCCATTGCAATCGGATCGCCGGGAGCATTGTTAATGACCACTACCCCAATGGCACCGACTGCCTGGGCATTTTGCACTTTTTGTGTGAAATTACAGCTACCTCTGTAAACCACAGCAATGTTGCCTGCAATGGCTGCTGCATTGGTAAAGGCTTCGCAGCCTTCGTTCGGCTGGGCAGTAGCATCTGTTGCTACTACCAGCTTGCCAATTAAAGGAGTGGTGGAAAGCTGTGCGCCCCAGGCTGCCTGAGTGGCAGTATAAGCGCCGACTACTACAGTTGGAGATACAACAGTGACCATTTCAGGGTCGGCCGGGCTGCTCCACAGGTACATTTGCATTCTTGGAGCAAATCCATCCACATTAGTAGAGAAGTTGGCGTTGTTACGGGTAGCAGGAATGTTTCTGCTGTCCTGTGCTTCGGCTAAAACAGGATCACTCTGGCTGCCGCCTCTGCCGTAGTTGTTAAGCTGAAAGTTACCACTTAGTTCATCAAAGCCATACTGGTACCACACGTCATGAATCACGTTGTTCCAGTAAAAAAGGTTGGTGATGGCGGCATCTCTGTAGGTTACAGGTTGCTTGCTGAAGTCAGCCTGAAAATCGAAGGTGTAGTTGGAGCCGCCATCGGGGCTGTAATTTTGGGAAAAGCTGTTGTTGTTGTTAGGATCTTCGTAAGCATACACATTATAGCCGCGTGTTCTGGTTTCTGTATGCCAGCCGGCCGGAGATGCTGTAGCATTTGCTGCTGAAGTGTTTACAAAAGCGCGGGGGCCATGGCTGGGGCTTTCGTGAGGCATGGGAAATACACCATAACCATTGGTAGCTGCCGCAGTGGTAGCTGCCGCAGTGGTAGCTGCCGCAGTGGTAGTATAGGTTTTTGCATTGGCTACATATGGCGACATTTTAGTATGGCTGTGATTGTCATGAAGAGCAACACCACCGGGTCCGTCGTTATCGAACTGGCAGTGCACTACCATGTTATCTTTGTCCAGTACTGTGCCGGTGTTAGCGTCCAGGCGTATGTTCCACCAGTTCAGGGCGTCCAGCTCATAGATAGATACTTCCCAGGCCAGGCGCAGGCTGCCATCTTCCATGGGCTGGTATACCAGTCTGGCAGTGATGGGCTCCAGGGAGATGCCTCCTGTGCTAAAGGTTACCTCCTGCTTTTTAGTATTACCCTTTTCTTTTACAGAAAGAGGCTCGGTGATGGAAGTGTTCAGGTGCCTGGCTGCGGCGGCTACCGCCTCTTCAGCGCTAAGGCCTGCTTTATTTCCCTTTACTTTTTTGCCTACTTCTTTGTGGAAGCGGTTGCCCATCTGCACAACCTTGCCTTCTTTGGTTATGCTGATGTTGGTAATGGCACCGTGAATCTCGATGCCCTGGTGCAGTTGCTTGAGGTAAAGGTGCTTAACCCCGTTACGCTTAGATTCGGTCTCGCTGCTTAATTCCAGGTCAGCAACGTCCTCATCTGTTAGCTCAAGCTTCTGCTGGTTCTTTTTGATATGGTCACGGGCAGCCTGTGGAATCTCCTTTTTCTTAGGGTTACCCTGGCCCTGGCTAAAGGCGGACTGTTGCACCAGTAAAAAGACAACAACCAGGAACAGTTGTGTCAGAAACGGTAAATTTTTTTTCATGTGAGAAATTAAAGAATAGTAAATAATGACAATCCTAAATTAGCTGTTCCTGTAAATTAATTGTTAATAATGTGGAATTTATTACATACCCCTTTAATAGAAATAAATTAATATCCGCTAGTGCTTTGTAATTTTAATCTATTTTTAACTGAATTTTAATAATGGCCTATTGTGCAGTAAATCAATGTATTATGGATTATTTTGTAGTTATATGGGGATGGTGGTAAAATGTTGGTAATTGGATAAAAATAAGATTTAATTCTGTAAATATCCTGAAATCATTACATAAATATCGAATATGGGAAGAGGGGAGGCTTGTAAATGTTTGCAGTATAAATCACAGAGAGGGGTAGGTATTTCTATTAGCAACATGCGACATCTCTCTGTTGCTGTTGTTAGCTACGTGAGGGAGGTGATAAAGTGGGAAGAGCTGACCAGTAGCTTTACATTCTTTAAAATGCTTGATTTCTCAGGAGAAGATCAATCCCTCCTTTAGTTTATTTCAGGTTTCAGGATCGGTTAAAAAAATTGATTTTTAGAGTCTCCTTCACTCTCCTCAGAATAGAAGCTTAGAAAACGGAAAGGGCTTCGGAAATCTCCGGAGCCCTTTCTGCTGGTATGCTGGCCGCCCTTATATGGGGAAGACTTATTTTTTCCAGAAATGATTTGTTGCTGCAGTGTTAAGCTTAAGAGCCCTGCTGCCGGCAAAGTTCTTACTGAGGTGATTGAGTTTTTTCAAAATCAAGGCTGGTGCCATCATCAAGAGGAATGCGAAGTATGGTTTTGCCGCTTTCCTGCACCAGGCTGTAGTTGGTGTATTCGGCTTTGTGCTTAGGGTATAGGTCCTCTGCCCCATATTCCTGTCTAACTCCCCAGTCGGCTGGCTGTGAGCTGCCACAGCTGTAATAGCGTCTGTAGTTGCCATTGGCGGCATAGAACTTGAAACTCTTGGTCTGGGTATCAAAAGTTACAGTTCCTTTGCGGTAGCCCAAAATCTGATCTCTGCAGTAGTAAGAAGTATTGGTATAGTAAAAGTATTGTTCTGCATTGCCGTTGGCATACAACTGGTAACCCAGCGCAATCTCATAGGCCTGTCCGGCATAGCTGCCGTCGTAGTTAGAGTAGCTCGACATGGAGAATGAGCCAGCCTGC of the Flammeovirgaceae bacterium 311 genome contains:
- a CDS encoding metalloprotease, which gives rise to MKKNLPFLTQLFLVVVFLLVQQSAFSQGQGNPKKKEIPQAARDHIKKNQQKLELTDEDVADLELSSETESKRNGVKHLYLKQLHQGIEIHGAITNISITKEGKVVQMGNRFHKEVGKKVKGNKAGLSAEEAVAAAARHLNTSITEPLSVKEKGNTKKQEVTFSTGGISLEPITARLVYQPMEDGSLRLAWEVSIYELDALNWWNIRLDANTGTVLDKDNMVVHCQFDNDGPGGVALHDNHSHTKMSPYVANAKTYTTTAAATTAAATTAAATNGYGVFPMPHESPSHGPRAFVNTSAANATASPAGWHTETRTRGYNVYAYEDPNNNNSFSQNYSPDGGSNYTFDFQADFSKQPVTYRDAAITNLFYWNNVIHDVWYQYGFDELSGNFQLNNYGRGGSQSDPVLAEAQDSRNIPATRNNANFSTNVDGFAPRMQMYLWSSPADPEMVTVVSPTVVVGAYTATQAAWGAQLSTTPLIGKLVVATDATAQPNEGCEAFTNAAAIAGNIAVVYRGSCNFTQKVQNAQAVGAIGVVVINNAPGDPIAMGGTPTTEITIPAVMIGQSGGALIREQLDAGVEVTVALKDDGKPEIDGDFDNGIITHEYGHGISNRLTGGPAVANCLGNAEQMGEGWSDWFGLMMTMKPGDTPEKVRGIGTYAQGQPTTGSGIRPAPYSTDFSVNSFTYAATNDPAISQPHGVGFVWATMLWDMTWDLIGQYGFDADLYNGKGGNNMAMQLVIDGLKMQQCRPGFVNGRDAILLADQLNYGGANQELIWRAFAKRGLGYSASQGLNTSRFDQDQAFDLPPVFACDAPEITVTPASTVFTGGDAKTIYLGYGPQSVRLTAIGDPTFVYSWSPAQGLSSTTVKNPVFTPTTEGTYTFTVTAVNDAACTRTASVTINVIDVRCGNKNNMVMICHKGLVDLCLNPKAIADHLSHGDVLGSCGTTAAVAFEESTAAEGISLVAVPNPFSSTGTIEFTMEEGGNYQLELRNRDGILISVLAKGTSKAGEVHAVELNRGNLPDGVYYGRLVTDKEAKFVRIMLAR